One segment of Bacteroides caecimuris DNA contains the following:
- the tnpC gene encoding IS66 family transposase, which yields MKKNELIEFLQRQIEYLQGQLDEALSSVSSLTLSNEKLQSTNDRLVATVDELRKQIASLEDAVKGKGAELSKEKAARQAVQRLQGSPSERQTKPMPAPAVSETPEQRPQKKRTNNGARRKTHPECEVETVVVEPDSPDFNPEAATFIGECDVVRYVMEPMRFKKIIYKVRKYVQDEKIYKGSAPATPLLNSQYTSSFIAGLAELRYLHCMPLENAVEYFRAHGFDLDKGTAQKLISKVRVHLENLYKALGPAVVEDNYICGDETYQKVRLQVATPSGRKIKKGYIWVFVGMTTGLVYFFYDDGSRSAEVFKQHIKGFNGAFQCDCYSGYRHIGIGEMSGIKRLPCLQHIKRKFLDLKDNPQAQEIAKLFGLLYHFEHQHRIGKDGWTAEKHLEWRQRYSKVMLEKIRMRLTAVKNRIGVPPDDPLLAATEHALKQWDVIPRIFASPTYRLDNNKVERINRYISLTRRRLTIGSHSGAEAAALYHSLAITCHQCGVNVFDYFCDIIDRCAAWPPNTPIEKYRDLLPDRWKPSQK from the coding sequence ATGAAAAAGAACGAGTTGATAGAGTTTTTGCAACGTCAGATCGAGTATCTTCAAGGACAACTTGACGAGGCGTTGTCCTCTGTCAGCTCTCTTACTTTATCCAATGAAAAACTCCAGTCAACCAACGACAGACTGGTGGCAACAGTAGATGAGCTGCGCAAACAGATAGCCTCGTTGGAGGATGCTGTAAAAGGGAAAGGCGCGGAACTAAGCAAAGAAAAAGCTGCTCGTCAGGCCGTGCAGCGTCTGCAGGGCTCGCCGTCAGAGCGCCAGACAAAACCGATGCCGGCTCCTGCCGTATCAGAAACTCCGGAACAGAGGCCACAGAAGAAACGCACCAACAATGGAGCCAGGAGAAAGACCCATCCCGAGTGCGAGGTAGAGACGGTTGTGGTGGAGCCGGACAGCCCCGACTTCAATCCCGAGGCGGCGACGTTTATCGGCGAGTGCGATGTCGTGCGCTACGTCATGGAGCCGATGCGCTTCAAGAAAATAATCTACAAGGTACGCAAATATGTGCAGGACGAGAAAATATACAAAGGCTCTGCTCCCGCCACGCCGCTGCTGAACTCGCAGTATACATCCTCCTTCATTGCCGGACTCGCCGAGCTACGCTATCTCCACTGCATGCCACTTGAAAATGCAGTCGAATACTTCCGTGCCCACGGCTTCGACCTTGACAAAGGCACGGCACAAAAACTGATCAGCAAGGTAAGGGTTCATCTGGAGAATCTGTACAAGGCTCTCGGGCCGGCAGTTGTCGAAGACAATTATATCTGTGGTGACGAGACCTATCAGAAAGTGCGGCTGCAGGTGGCCACTCCCTCGGGCAGGAAGATCAAAAAGGGCTACATCTGGGTGTTCGTCGGCATGACAACCGGGCTTGTATACTTCTTCTATGATGACGGTTCCCGCTCTGCCGAAGTCTTCAAGCAGCATATCAAAGGCTTCAACGGAGCGTTCCAATGCGATTGTTACTCGGGATACCGGCATATCGGAATCGGTGAGATGAGCGGGATAAAACGCTTGCCATGCCTGCAGCATATAAAGCGGAAGTTCCTCGACCTGAAAGACAATCCGCAGGCGCAGGAAATAGCAAAGCTCTTCGGACTCCTTTACCACTTCGAGCATCAGCACCGCATAGGCAAAGACGGATGGACGGCGGAAAAGCACCTTGAGTGGAGACAACGATACTCCAAAGTGATGCTCGAGAAAATCCGCATGAGACTGACAGCGGTCAAAAATCGCATCGGCGTGCCACCCGACGACCCGCTGCTTGCCGCCACCGAACATGCGCTTAAACAATGGGACGTGATACCACGCATCTTCGCCTCACCCACCTACAGACTTGACAACAACAAAGTCGAGCGAATCAACCGCTACATATCCCTGACCCGTCGCCGACTGACAATCGGCTCCCACTCCGGAGCCGAAGCCGCCGCCCTGTACCACTCGCTGGCCATCACCTGCCATCAGTGCGGAGTCAACGTCTTCGACTACTTCTGTGACATCATCGACCGATGTGCCGCATGGCCGCCAAACACCCCGATCGAAAAATACCGCGACCTGCTTCCCGACCGCTGGAAACCCTCACAAAAATAG
- the tnpB gene encoding IS66 family insertion sequence element accessory protein TnpB (TnpB, as the term is used for proteins encoded by IS66 family insertion elements, is considered an accessory protein, since TnpC, encoded by a neighboring gene, is a DDE family transposase.), whose amino-acid sequence MWGLEQGLRLWVCQQPVSMRYGIRGLTQMVWSWKGHSPASGDVYVFFSKDRKSMKALKWDGDGFLMYTKRLSQGRFREVLKKGDDGVRRLQWDDFYMLMRGLTPVKVTVENRFRMAVK is encoded by the coding sequence ATGTGGGGTCTTGAGCAGGGGTTACGGCTATGGGTATGCCAGCAGCCGGTGTCGATGCGTTACGGCATACGCGGTCTGACCCAGATGGTGTGGTCGTGGAAGGGGCACTCTCCGGCATCGGGCGATGTGTATGTGTTTTTCTCCAAAGACCGCAAGTCCATGAAGGCTCTGAAATGGGATGGTGACGGATTTTTGATGTACACAAAAAGACTGTCGCAAGGTCGTTTCCGGGAGGTACTTAAAAAGGGCGATGACGGCGTGCGCAGGCTCCAATGGGACGATTTCTATATGCTGATGAGGGGGCTCACGCCTGTGAAGGTGACGGTCGAGAATCGCTTCAGAATGGCTGTAAAATAA
- a CDS encoding B12-binding domain-containing radical SAM protein, translating to MKLLWLDLNSSYAHSSLALPALHAQIADDTTIEWCVVSATINENTGSVVNQIYRHQPDIIAATNWLFNHEQLLHIVSRAKALLPHCCIILGGPEFLGDNAAFLYKNKFVSGVFRGEGEEVFPLWLKVWNHSKEEWKSITGLCYLDENNQYQDNGIARVMNFSQLISPEKSRFFNWSKPFVQLETTRGCFNTCAFCVSGGEKPVRTIPLEAIRGRLNDIHQHGIKNVRVLDRTFNYNNKRAKELLDLFRNYPDICFHLEIHPALLSEELKQELSALPKGLLHLEAGIQSLKEPVLQQSRRIGKLSDALEGLKYLCSLKNMETHADLIAGLPLYHLSEIFEDVRTLAEYGAGEIQLESLKLLPGTEMRRRAEELGIQYSPLPPYEVLQTREISVDELQTVHYLSRMLDGFYNTSTWQKITRTLILENPHFLREFLNHLVQTDVIDTPLSLEKRGLILYDFCKNHYPDYLTQVSIAWIEAGMSLKKAPAEKVRTKWQTPPENWDVTYGSYRDNLRLCFLPLDENGHGYWFGFESEIQKITPVFKAKNLS from the coding sequence ATGAAACTTCTTTGGCTCGATTTAAATAGCTCCTATGCACACTCCTCATTGGCACTCCCTGCACTCCATGCTCAAATAGCAGACGATACCACTATTGAATGGTGCGTAGTCTCTGCCACGATTAATGAAAATACCGGTAGCGTTGTCAATCAAATCTACCGTCACCAACCGGATATCATTGCAGCCACCAACTGGCTATTTAATCACGAGCAACTATTACACATCGTTTCACGTGCAAAAGCATTATTACCTCATTGCTGTATCATACTCGGCGGCCCCGAGTTTTTAGGAGATAACGCTGCTTTCTTATATAAGAACAAATTTGTAAGCGGAGTGTTCCGCGGAGAAGGCGAAGAAGTATTCCCTTTATGGCTAAAAGTGTGGAATCACTCAAAAGAAGAGTGGAAATCAATAACAGGTCTCTGTTATCTTGATGAAAACAATCAATATCAAGACAACGGCATCGCCCGCGTCATGAATTTCTCACAACTTATATCTCCTGAAAAGAGCCGTTTTTTCAATTGGAGCAAGCCCTTTGTCCAACTTGAAACAACCCGGGGATGTTTCAACACATGCGCTTTTTGCGTCAGTGGCGGTGAAAAGCCTGTCCGCACCATTCCTTTGGAAGCTATCCGTGGACGTCTGAATGACATTCACCAGCATGGAATCAAGAATGTACGTGTCCTCGACCGTACCTTTAATTACAACAATAAGCGGGCAAAAGAATTACTCGACTTATTCCGTAACTATCCGGACATCTGTTTCCATCTTGAAATCCATCCGGCTCTCCTTTCCGAAGAATTAAAGCAGGAGTTATCCGCCCTACCGAAAGGTCTATTGCATTTGGAAGCCGGAATTCAAAGCTTAAAAGAACCTGTTCTACAACAAAGCCGACGCATCGGAAAGTTATCCGACGCTCTTGAAGGATTAAAATACCTCTGCTCCCTGAAAAATATGGAGACACACGCCGACTTAATAGCGGGACTCCCACTCTACCACTTATCAGAGATATTCGAAGATGTCCGCACCTTAGCGGAATATGGCGCAGGAGAAATCCAACTGGAATCCCTAAAGCTGCTCCCCGGCACAGAAATGCGAAGAAGAGCAGAAGAATTAGGTATCCAATACTCACCGCTACCACCCTATGAAGTATTACAGACCCGTGAAATATCAGTAGACGAACTGCAAACGGTCCATTACCTATCCCGTATGTTAGACGGATTCTACAATACTTCTACTTGGCAAAAGATTACCCGGACACTAATTCTGGAGAATCCGCATTTCTTACGTGAATTCCTCAATCATTTGGTGCAAACCGATGTCATCGACACTCCTTTAAGTCTGGAAAAAAGAGGACTTATCTTATATGATTTCTGTAAAAATCATTATCCGGATTACCTGACACAAGTCAGCATCGCATGGATAGAAGCAGGAATGTCTCTAAAGAAAGCTCCTGCTGAAAAGGTAAGGACAAAATGGCAAACACCTCCTGAAAATTGGGACGTTACATACGGTTCGTATAGAGATAATTTACGACTATGCTTCCTCCCTCTTGATGAGAATGGACATGGCTATTGGTTTGGTTTTGAATCGGAGATTCAGAAGATAACTCCTGTTTTTAAAGCTAAAAATTTATCATAA
- the tnpB gene encoding IS66 family insertion sequence element accessory protein TnpB (TnpB, as the term is used for proteins encoded by IS66 family insertion elements, is considered an accessory protein, since TnpC, encoded by a neighboring gene, is a DDE family transposase.) → MLGLSANLNYYLFNGNVDLRKGIFRLCESIREEMSLDPSDASNVYMFMSRNRKVVKILHYERGFYVLYEKRPVMGKFKKPVFDEVSKCYRIQWSDMAYLTESIVVDKMYVSSKD, encoded by the coding sequence ATGCTTGGACTGAGTGCTAACCTGAACTATTATCTGTTCAACGGTAATGTGGATTTGCGGAAAGGCATTTTCCGTCTGTGTGAGAGTATAAGGGAAGAGATGTCACTTGACCCGAGCGATGCATCCAATGTATATATGTTCATGTCCCGTAACCGGAAGGTTGTGAAGATACTTCATTACGAACGCGGTTTTTATGTGCTTTACGAGAAACGTCCTGTCATGGGAAAGTTCAAGAAACCGGTATTTGATGAGGTCTCCAAATGCTACCGGATACAATGGTCAGACATGGCCTATCTTACGGAAAGTATTGTAGTTGACAAGATGTACGTTAGTTCAAAAGATTAA
- the tnpC gene encoding IS66 family transposase, with the protein MIDERAYELLCCQLGLANEEKAGLRKQVNELIARLKAIEESNKENSKALVDTINELSVTVENYRKEMELMRKQLEAKDEVNRMLANEISNLRLQLEDSRKHRFGRTSEQRKLLNNRNLDKSALHKSEYDGSDRKDDDNDKADGNETGSSTISGSTPAQDSQPSRRKETAPRAVKTKLKVDKVVVHEVDEYYTLPEGGRFMNRNGMPDVWEYRVIEHVRAHNVEHVYKVARVKLADGTFANTMEHPLKDLGGIFSPELLARLLCLKYDFSMPENRQIRLLAREGIHISNTTLNSYIHNGIAKLKGFIGEVFKGFVQQAEYLMVDETTELVGIETKEGKAYRRKYLWAFFAKHMKMVYYHYNNGSRSSDVAKSFLEHFMGTLSTDGYTVYRMFDGEDSKVLHIGCWTHCRRLWVDALPSDRTAMEIIDSIGDMFMNEELFRTMKLSGEQIKGKRRQLTGPILESIHHKVVMMMQDAKVMANELMRKAVNYTLNQWKSLRNILKDGAAEISNNLCEQRMKPVKLLLKNCMNIGSEDAAENSAFIFSLIESCKLNGIDPQDYLKHLFECILHGKDCDKKTLLPCFYKPEC; encoded by the coding sequence ATGATTGATGAAAGGGCATACGAGTTACTTTGCTGCCAGTTGGGTCTGGCGAATGAGGAAAAGGCAGGGCTTCGCAAACAGGTAAACGAACTGATTGCGAGGCTTAAGGCCATTGAAGAATCCAATAAGGAGAACTCCAAGGCTCTGGTTGATACAATCAATGAATTATCCGTAACAGTCGAGAACTATCGAAAAGAAATGGAGCTTATGAGAAAGCAGCTTGAAGCGAAAGACGAGGTGAACCGGATGCTGGCAAACGAGATTTCCAATCTCAGGCTTCAGCTTGAGGACAGCAGGAAACACCGTTTCGGCCGTACATCCGAGCAAAGAAAACTGCTGAACAACCGTAACCTTGACAAGTCTGCACTGCATAAGTCCGAATATGACGGTTCTGACAGAAAGGATGATGACAACGATAAGGCTGACGGTAACGAAACCGGCAGCAGTACCATTTCTGGTAGCACACCTGCACAGGACAGCCAACCTTCAAGAAGAAAGGAAACTGCACCACGTGCCGTGAAAACCAAATTGAAAGTTGACAAAGTGGTAGTACATGAAGTGGACGAGTATTACACGCTTCCCGAAGGAGGACGGTTCATGAACCGCAACGGTATGCCTGATGTGTGGGAATACAGGGTCATAGAACATGTAAGGGCTCATAACGTGGAGCATGTCTACAAGGTGGCAAGGGTGAAGCTTGCGGACGGCACTTTCGCGAACACGATGGAACATCCGCTGAAAGACCTTGGAGGCATCTTCTCTCCTGAACTGCTTGCCCGTCTGCTCTGTCTGAAATATGACTTCAGCATGCCGGAGAACAGGCAGATAAGACTGCTTGCCAGAGAGGGCATCCACATAAGCAATACCACACTGAACAGCTATATCCATAACGGAATCGCCAAACTCAAGGGTTTTATCGGAGAGGTATTCAAGGGGTTTGTACAGCAGGCTGAATATCTTATGGTTGATGAGACGACCGAACTTGTAGGCATCGAAACAAAGGAAGGCAAGGCTTACAGGAGAAAGTACTTATGGGCATTCTTTGCAAAGCATATGAAGATGGTCTATTATCACTATAACAACGGCAGCAGGTCATCCGATGTGGCGAAGTCGTTCCTGGAACATTTTATGGGGACCCTGTCCACTGACGGATATACGGTTTACAGAATGTTTGATGGAGAAGACTCAAAGGTGCTGCATATAGGATGCTGGACGCACTGCAGAAGGTTGTGGGTTGACGCCTTGCCTTCGGACAGGACAGCGATGGAGATAATAGACTCCATCGGCGATATGTTCATGAATGAAGAGCTGTTCCGCACCATGAAGCTCAGCGGTGAGCAGATAAAGGGGAAAAGACGGCAGCTTACAGGACCGATCCTTGAAAGTATCCATCATAAGGTGGTCATGATGATGCAGGATGCGAAGGTTATGGCTAACGAACTGATGAGAAAGGCTGTCAATTATACGTTAAACCAGTGGAAGTCCCTGAGAAATATCCTCAAGGACGGTGCAGCGGAAATATCGAACAACCTCTGTGAACAAAGGATGAAACCGGTAAAGCTGTTGCTCAAGAACTGTATGAACATAGGCAGTGAGGATGCGGCAGAAAACTCGGCATTCATCTTCTCTCTGATAGAAAGCTGCAAGCTTAATGGCATAGACCCTCAGGATTACCTGAAGCACCTGTTCGAATGTATTCTTCATGGTAAGGACTGCGACAAGAAGACTCTTCTACCATGTTTTTATAAACCGGAATGTTAA
- a CDS encoding tetratricopeptide repeat protein, whose protein sequence is MLKIKSIEVEEYIKRAERGEAEAQFYLGLFYEKGYGVGKNLELAVDWYRKSAEQGNELAVAALKRID, encoded by the coding sequence ATGTTGAAAATTAAGAGTATAGAAGTAGAGGAATATATAAAACGGGCTGAGCGAGGAGAGGCGGAGGCTCAGTTTTATTTGGGACTATTTTATGAGAAAGGTTATGGAGTAGGAAAAAATCTAGAATTGGCTGTAGATTGGTATCGTAAATCTGCTGAGCAGGGTAATGAATTAGCAGTTGCGGCTTTGAAAAGAATAGATTAA
- a CDS encoding tetratricopeptide repeat protein produces MADIENLEEEYAKLVEEKQIELIWHPERREEYKISFSVGNVVRSFYFCRNDPPMSVFHEFTYFYLYMYLVEMKSNWMKYAVKAVLCLRQMPVAVRETYLCWYHKGIMEAYGSGKKAEIHRRQYFLYASGEIPLSSVLDDMIVEVKQSIDGYLAFCIEILSYTVKCADILGEDEFYVWTRDQYDLVERTLKEAINLYGELNRCPVSLRSCLYYFQGIYYKKTRRYVLAEQALQKSVDLLSKIEISADRNIRIAQNKIKDILKVIQYSNVKGVEVDKIDEIHQLLTTDLLLLEPKYIACIELFFHNPIEINEENECEENEIVAEESERDEYTFDELYDMAEKGDADAQTVIATCYLSGDGVAQNFRLAFEWMQMAARQGQVQAQCLVGEMYYKGIGTEQDQEKAFEWWMKAAIQGEADAQNYIGWVYDVGLGVESDYTEAFKWFVMAAEQGLAMAQANVGEYYELGKGVSKDLEQAVVWYRKAAELECEEAVEALKRLGR; encoded by the coding sequence ATGGCAGATATAGAAAATTTAGAAGAAGAATACGCCAAATTGGTGGAAGAAAAGCAAATAGAATTGATTTGGCATCCTGAAAGAAGGGAGGAATATAAAATTAGCTTCAGTGTAGGCAATGTTGTTCGTTCATTTTATTTTTGTAGAAATGATCCTCCCATGTCAGTTTTTCATGAGTTTACATATTTTTATCTATATATGTATCTTGTGGAAATGAAAAGTAATTGGATGAAGTATGCAGTTAAGGCAGTGCTTTGCTTACGACAGATGCCGGTTGCAGTTCGGGAGACATATTTATGTTGGTATCATAAGGGGATTATGGAGGCTTATGGCTCTGGAAAAAAAGCAGAGATACATCGTAGACAGTACTTCTTGTATGCTTCGGGAGAAATTCCTCTTTCTTCTGTTCTTGATGATATGATTGTAGAGGTTAAACAAAGTATTGATGGGTATCTGGCATTTTGCATTGAAATATTGTCCTATACAGTTAAGTGTGCGGATATTTTAGGAGAGGATGAATTTTATGTGTGGACAAGGGATCAGTATGATCTAGTAGAGAGAACATTGAAAGAGGCTATAAATTTGTATGGAGAACTAAACAGGTGTCCTGTGTCTTTGCGTTCCTGTCTTTACTATTTCCAGGGTATCTATTATAAAAAAACTCGAAGATATGTATTGGCTGAGCAGGCATTGCAGAAAAGTGTCGATCTATTATCAAAAATAGAAATTTCGGCTGATAGAAACATTCGAATAGCTCAAAATAAGATAAAGGATATTCTGAAGGTTATTCAATACTCCAACGTCAAGGGAGTGGAGGTGGATAAAATAGATGAAATTCATCAACTTCTAACAACTGATTTACTGCTACTCGAACCGAAATACATAGCTTGTATAGAATTATTTTTCCATAATCCGATTGAGATTAATGAGGAAAATGAATGTGAGGAAAATGAAATAGTTGCTGAAGAATCTGAAAGAGACGAATATACTTTTGATGAGCTTTATGATATGGCAGAGAAGGGGGATGCAGATGCTCAGACAGTTATAGCTACCTGTTATTTGTCAGGAGATGGGGTTGCTCAAAACTTTCGTTTAGCTTTTGAATGGATGCAGATGGCAGCTCGTCAGGGACAAGTCCAGGCACAATGTTTAGTTGGAGAGATGTATTATAAAGGTATAGGTACGGAACAAGACCAGGAGAAGGCTTTTGAATGGTGGATGAAGGCTGCTATACAAGGAGAAGCCGATGCTCAGAATTATATTGGATGGGTATATGATGTAGGACTTGGCGTGGAATCGGACTATACTGAAGCGTTCAAATGGTTTGTTATGGCCGCTGAGCAAGGTTTAGCTATGGCTCAAGCTAATGTAGGAGAGTATTATGAATTAGGCAAGGGAGTTTCTAAAGATTTGGAACAAGCTGTTGTATGGTATCGAAAAGCGGCAGAGCTAGAATGTGAGGAGGCAGTTGAAGCTTTAAAAAGGCTGGGTAGATGA
- a CDS encoding helix-turn-helix domain-containing protein: protein MEKEKLSILLFAKKIGIGPSTLLHIIRGRNAPSLQVVQAIQSIS from the coding sequence ATGGAAAAAGAAAAACTATCTATTCTTCTTTTTGCTAAAAAAATAGGGATTGGACCATCTACTTTATTGCACATTATCAGAGGTAGAAATGCTCCTTCTCTACAAGTTGTCCAAGCTATTCAAAGCATATCCTGA
- a CDS encoding YkvA family protein: MSFIVDFLQSNWITKATKCAYNLRRLKALVFQLGLFLSRKGLGHLREQLNLMYCYLRDIATGKYKDYDICSLIYIIAATLYLLSPIDMIPDFLPMGFVDDTTIIIWALNVSSKELERYKKQAFDCGESY, encoded by the coding sequence ATGTCGTTTATTGTTGATTTTTTGCAGTCCAACTGGATAACTAAAGCTACAAAGTGTGCTTATAATCTGAGACGGCTGAAAGCGTTAGTTTTTCAGTTAGGGCTGTTTTTGTCGAGAAAAGGTTTGGGTCATCTTCGGGAACAACTCAATTTAATGTATTGTTATCTGCGTGATATTGCAACGGGAAAGTATAAAGATTATGATATCTGTAGTTTGATTTACATCATAGCAGCTACACTTTATCTACTTTCTCCAATAGATATGATTCCTGATTTCTTACCAATGGGATTTGTGGATGATACGACAATTATCATTTGGGCATTGAATGTTTCATCTAAGGAATTGGAGCGATATAAAAAACAGGCCTTCGATTGTGGAGAAAGCTATTGA